One window from the genome of Oryza glaberrima chromosome 3, OglaRS2, whole genome shotgun sequence encodes:
- the LOC127767700 gene encoding hexosyltransferase GAUT11: MPPVRSAPGRRAPEFRRSSRRRLPEWIWWLVGIFLVLGLMLFVLHHNQREHFRPPVVDKGSEFEETHHEKVNFTEELLSSTSFARQLTDQMTLAKAYVVLAKEHGNLQLAWELSSQIRNCQRLLSEEAVSGKAITKEEAHPIITRLARLIYKAQDSHYDISTTIVTLKSLVNALEERAKAAVVQTAEFGQLAAESVPKNLHCLTVKLTEEWLQNPKHRGRSEEHRNSTRLVDNNLYHFAIFSDNVLATSVVVNSTVSNANHPQQLVFHVVTDRVHFGAMSTWFLINDFKGCTVEVRCIDEFTWLNAAASPLVRQLSEMETQGFYYGDSKNLEREIKFHNPKFVSLLNHLRFYIPQILPNLEKVVFLDDDVVVQKDLTQLFSIELHSNVIGAVETCLESFHRYHKYLNFSHPIISSKIDPHTCGWAFGMNIFDLIAWRKANATALYHYWQEQNADLLLWRTGTLPAGLLTFYGLMEPLDRRWHVLGLGYDVDIDDRLIESAAVVHYNGNMKPWLKLAIRRYKYIWERYVNFTHPYVRECLLH, from the exons ATGCCCCCCGTCAGGTCCGCCCCCGGGAGGCGGGCGCCGGAATTCCGGcgctcgtcgcggcggcggctgccggagTGGATCTGGTGGCTCGTCGGGATCTTCCTCGTCCTCGGCCTCATGCTCTTCGTCCTGCACCACAACCAGAGGGAGCATTTCCGCCCGCCCGTAGTC GATAAGGGTTCAGAATTTGAGGAAACCCATCATGAgaaagtaaatttcacagaaGAGCTTTTAAGCAGTACATCATTTGCACGCCAATTGACAGATCAAATGACTCTAGCAAAGGCTTATGTTGTCCTTGCAAAAGAGCATGGCAACCTTCAGCTTGCATGGGAGCTTAGTTCACAGATAAGGAATTGTCAAAGATTGCTATCTGAAGAAGCTGTTAGTGGGAAGGCCATCACTAAAGAAGAAGCCCATCCAATAATAACTCGGCTTGCACGGTTAATATACAAAGCACAGGACTCTCATTATGATATCAGCACAACAATTGTAACACTGAAGAGCCTTGTCAATGCACTTGAGGAGCGTGCAAAGGCAGCAGTTGTTCAGACTGCTGAGTTTGGTCAGTTAGCTGCAGAGTCCGTCCCCAAGAATTTGCACTGTTTAACTGTTAAACTGACGGAAGAGTGGCTTCAGAACCCAAAACATAGGGGTCGCTCAGAAGAACATCGGAACTCCACACGATTGGTAGACAATAATCTGTACCATTTTGCCATATTCTCTGATAATGTTCTTGCCACATCAGTTGTTGTCAATTCTACAGTCTCAAATGCAAACCACCCTCAACAGCTTGTATTTCATGTGGTCACAGACAGGGTCCACTTTGGGGCTATGTCAACTTGGTTCCTCATAAATGACTTCAAAGGGTGCACTGTTGAAGTCCGCTGCATAGATGAGTTCACATGGTTGaatgctgctgcttctcctctGGTTAGGCAGCTATCTGAGATGGAAACTCAGGGTTTCTACTATGGTGATTCTAAAAATcttgaaagagaaataaagTTCCATAATCCCAAGTTTGTTTCTCTGTTGAACCATTTGCGGTTCTACATTCCTCAAATACTACCTAATTTGGAGAAGGTGGTTTTTCTCGATGATGATGTTGTGGTACAGAAGGACTTGACACAGCTATTTTCGATAGAGTTGCACAGTAATGTTATTGGAGCAGTGGAGACTTGTTTAGAGTCATTTCATCGGTATCACAAGTATCTTAATTTCTCCCACCCAATTATCAGCTCCAAAATTGATCCGCATACTTGTGGGTGGGCTTTTGGGATGAACATCTTTGACTTAATAGCCTGGAGGAAGGCAAATGCCACAGCACTTTATCATTATTGGCAAGAGCAAAATGCTGATCTATTGCTCTGGAGGACAGGGACACTTCCTGCAGGCCTTTTGACGTTCTATGGCCTGATGGAACCCCTAGATCGCAGATGGCATGTCTTGGGGCTAGGATATGATGTTGACATAGATGATCGTTTGATTGAGAGTGCCGCTGTCGTGCACTACAATGGGAATATGAAACCATGGCTGAAGTTAGCCATTCGTCGGTACAAGTATATATGGGAGCGATATGTCAATTTCACACACCCATATGTTAGAGAGTGTTTGTTGCATTAG